The Pelagibacterium halotolerans B2 genome has a segment encoding these proteins:
- a CDS encoding DUF4126 family protein, which yields MLQFEGMDMIFLFSLVLGIVAGLRAMTPAAALSLAAFLGWIDLSATPFAFLGHPIALVIFTLVALGEFVTDQLPQTPSRKVPVQFGARVVMGALAGGVLGLPSGMWIGGAIAGIVGAIIGTLGGYEARRRLVASNGGNDRPIALLEDAIAVILALLVVWLAA from the coding sequence ATGCTTCAATTTGAGGGCATGGACATGATCTTCCTCTTTTCTCTCGTACTTGGAATTGTTGCAGGGTTGCGGGCGATGACGCCGGCCGCGGCCCTGAGTCTGGCGGCTTTTCTGGGCTGGATCGACCTGTCGGCCACGCCGTTTGCATTTCTCGGCCATCCGATTGCGCTTGTGATCTTCACACTGGTCGCGCTGGGCGAATTCGTCACCGACCAATTGCCGCAGACGCCCAGCCGCAAGGTGCCTGTCCAGTTTGGTGCCCGGGTCGTCATGGGCGCGCTGGCGGGCGGCGTTCTCGGCCTGCCCTCGGGCATGTGGATCGGCGGGGCCATCGCGGGGATCGTCGGCGCGATCATCGGCACGCTGGGTGGCTATGAAGCCCGGAGACGCCTCGTGGCATCCAATGGCGGCAACGACCGGCCCATCGCGCTGCTCGAGGATGCAATCGCCGTGATCCTCGCCCTGCTTGTCGTGTGGCTGGCGGCATGA
- the guaB gene encoding IMP dehydrogenase, with protein sequence MAKIISSITGDAALTFDDVLLQPARSDVLPTDVDIRSYVTKDIALNLPILSSAMDTVTEAGMAIAMAQAGGMGVIHRNLTPEQQAEQVKQVKHFESGMVVNPITIGPDATLADAYALMDRYKISGIPVVANGGTGGRNNGKLVGILTNRDVRFASNDRHKISDLMTRDQLITVREGVSQEEAKRLLHQHRIEKLLVVDEHNNCIGLITVKDMEKAQLHPSAIKDAQGRLRVAAASTTGDQGYERSMALIEAGVDLLVIDTAHGHSVRVAEAVERVKRESNSTRIVAGNVATAEATRALIDAGADSIKVGIGPGSICTTRIVAGVGVPQLAAVMACAEEADKQGVPVIADGGIKFSGDLAKALAGGASVAMVGSLLAGTDESPGEVYLYQGRSYKSYRGMGSVGAMARGSADRYFQQEVSDQMKLVPEGIEGAVPYKGQAGAVLHQLAGGLRAAMGYTGARDLETFRREATFVKISSAALGESHVHDVTITRESPNYRGK encoded by the coding sequence TTGGCGAAGATTATTTCCTCAATCACTGGTGATGCGGCACTGACATTTGACGACGTGCTGCTCCAGCCCGCCCGTTCGGACGTGCTGCCGACCGATGTCGACATCAGGAGCTATGTCACAAAGGACATAGCGCTCAATCTGCCGATCCTGTCCTCGGCCATGGACACCGTCACTGAAGCCGGTATGGCGATTGCCATGGCGCAGGCGGGCGGGATGGGCGTGATCCACCGCAACCTCACCCCCGAGCAGCAGGCCGAACAGGTCAAACAGGTCAAGCATTTCGAATCCGGCATGGTGGTCAATCCCATCACCATCGGCCCCGACGCGACACTGGCCGATGCCTATGCGCTCATGGACCGCTACAAGATTTCCGGTATTCCCGTGGTCGCCAATGGCGGCACCGGCGGGCGCAATAACGGCAAGCTGGTGGGTATCCTCACCAATCGCGACGTGCGCTTTGCCTCCAACGATCGCCACAAGATTTCCGATCTCATGACCCGCGACCAGCTCATCACCGTGCGCGAGGGCGTGAGCCAGGAAGAAGCCAAGCGGCTTTTGCACCAGCACCGCATCGAAAAGCTGCTCGTCGTCGACGAGCACAACAACTGCATCGGGCTCATCACCGTCAAGGATATGGAAAAGGCCCAGCTTCACCCCTCGGCCATCAAGGACGCGCAGGGCCGCCTGCGGGTCGCCGCCGCTTCAACAACGGGCGACCAGGGTTACGAGCGCTCCATGGCGCTGATTGAAGCCGGCGTCGATCTGCTGGTTATCGATACCGCGCACGGCCATTCCGTCCGTGTCGCCGAGGCCGTCGAACGCGTCAAGCGCGAGAGCAATTCCACCCGTATCGTCGCCGGCAATGTGGCGACCGCAGAGGCGACCAGGGCGCTGATCGATGCGGGCGCGGATTCGATCAAGGTTGGCATCGGCCCGGGCTCGATCTGCACGACCCGCATCGTTGCAGGGGTCGGCGTGCCCCAGCTTGCAGCCGTGATGGCTTGTGCCGAAGAGGCCGACAAGCAGGGTGTTCCGGTGATCGCCGATGGAGGCATCAAGTTCTCGGGTGATCTGGCCAAGGCACTGGCCGGCGGCGCATCCGTGGCTATGGTCGGCTCCCTGCTTGCCGGCACCGATGAAAGCCCCGGTGAGGTCTATCTCTACCAGGGGCGCTCCTACAAATCCTATCGCGGCATGGGCTCGGTCGGTGCCATGGCGCGCGGCTCGGCGGACCGCTATTTCCAGCAGGAAGTCAGCGATCAGATGAAGCTGGTGCCCGAAGGGATCGAAGGCGCTGTGCCCTACAAGGGGCAGGCCGGTGCCGTTTTGCATCAGCTCGCCGGCGGCTTGCGGGCCGCCATGGGCTACACCGGCGCCAGGGATCTCGAAACTTTCCGGCGCGAGGCCACGTTCGTCAAGATAAGCTCCGCCGCCTTGGGCGAAAGCCACGTCCATGACGTGACGATTACACGCGAGAGCCCCAACTATCGCGGAAAGTAG
- a CDS encoding MAPEG family protein, protein MSLATLLILLALWMQGALTLALLFVLGRRRVPLVMEKKIAVRDIALDKSPWPETARKASNAVDNQFQLPVLFAIGIGIALYLGAGWPEAVLAWAFVASRIVHAAIHVTSNHVYRRFFAYAFGFLVLIALWITILVRLVLAFQTV, encoded by the coding sequence ATGAGTCTCGCCACCCTGCTGATCCTGCTTGCGCTGTGGATGCAGGGTGCGCTGACCCTGGCGCTGCTTTTTGTCCTCGGCCGGCGACGTGTGCCGCTGGTCATGGAAAAGAAGATAGCGGTGCGCGATATCGCGCTCGACAAGAGCCCATGGCCCGAGACGGCGAGAAAGGCCTCCAACGCCGTCGACAACCAGTTCCAGCTTCCGGTGCTGTTTGCGATCGGTATCGGGATCGCGCTCTATCTCGGCGCGGGTTGGCCGGAAGCGGTGCTGGCCTGGGCGTTCGTTGCCAGCCGGATTGTCCACGCGGCAATCCATGTTACGTCCAATCACGTCTATAGGCGCTTCTTCGCCTATGCTTTCGGCTTCCTCGTTCTCATCGCACTCTGGATTACAATCCTTGTGCGTCTCGTCCTCGCATTTCAAACGGTCTGA
- a CDS encoding RsmB/NOP family class I SAM-dependent RNA methyltransferase, with translation MRLPGRMAAAIEVLADMEARKRPASEALKGWALEHRFAGAGDRAAIGNLVYDALRKRASHAWRMGEDTPRALVLSVAVKDWNQDINALNQDFSTDRFAPESISEAEALRLSSDSVFDAAPDHVKADVPEWLAAPLERNFGADWVEQGRGMATRPPLDMRVNRLKAERTRVEKSLSRFAPQPTAIAPDGLRLPSGPNDARTANVQADEGYQKGWFEVQDEGSQIVALLAGAQMGEQVLDLCAGAGGKTLALAAAMGNTGQIFAYDTQRTRLAPIHERLKRNGVRNAQVRNPDTGALDDLVGKMDRVVIDAPCTGTGTWRRRPDTKWKLSPAQLEARLADQIQVLDEATRFVRPGGELVYITCSILPQENDDQIAAFLERHTGFEPVSLTARWDSLFPHAPNPLSTGPDAITLTPATTDTDGFFCTVLRRN, from the coding sequence ATGCGTCTTCCCGGACGAATGGCCGCTGCCATCGAAGTGCTCGCCGATATGGAAGCGCGCAAGCGGCCCGCTTCTGAAGCCCTCAAGGGCTGGGCACTCGAGCACCGTTTTGCAGGGGCGGGCGATCGCGCCGCCATTGGCAACCTGGTTTACGATGCACTGCGCAAGCGGGCCAGCCATGCCTGGCGCATGGGCGAAGATACGCCCCGCGCCCTGGTCCTCTCGGTTGCGGTCAAGGACTGGAATCAGGACATTAACGCTCTCAACCAGGACTTCAGCACCGACAGGTTCGCACCGGAATCGATTTCGGAGGCCGAGGCGCTAAGGCTTTCTTCCGACTCTGTTTTTGACGCCGCGCCCGATCACGTGAAGGCCGACGTGCCAGAATGGCTGGCCGCGCCACTCGAGCGCAATTTCGGTGCCGATTGGGTCGAACAGGGCAGGGGCATGGCCACACGCCCGCCGCTCGACATGCGCGTCAACCGTCTGAAAGCCGAACGCACCCGTGTGGAAAAATCCCTTTCCCGCTTCGCCCCGCAGCCAACCGCCATTGCGCCGGACGGCCTCCGCCTGCCATCCGGCCCCAACGATGCCCGCACCGCCAATGTGCAGGCCGATGAGGGCTATCAGAAAGGCTGGTTCGAGGTTCAGGACGAGGGGAGTCAGATTGTGGCCCTGCTGGCCGGCGCGCAAATGGGCGAGCAGGTGCTCGATCTGTGCGCCGGGGCAGGGGGCAAGACCCTCGCCCTGGCTGCCGCCATGGGCAATACCGGGCAGATTTTCGCCTATGACACCCAGCGGACGCGGCTTGCCCCGATCCATGAGCGCCTAAAGCGCAATGGCGTGCGCAACGCACAGGTTCGCAACCCCGATACCGGAGCACTCGACGATTTGGTGGGCAAGATGGACCGTGTCGTGATCGATGCCCCCTGCACCGGTACGGGCACATGGCGCCGCCGTCCGGATACAAAATGGAAGCTCTCGCCGGCCCAGCTCGAAGCGCGGCTCGCAGACCAGATTCAGGTGCTTGACGAGGCGACCCGGTTTGTAAGACCAGGCGGTGAACTCGTTTACATCACCTGCTCGATCCTTCCGCAGGAAAACGATGACCAGATTGCAGCGTTTCTCGAACGCCACACCGGCTTCGAGCCGGTTTCGCTGACGGCGCGCTGGGACAGCCTGTTTCCCCATGCGCCCAACCCCCTCAGCACCGGCCCGGACGCGATAACGCTCACCCCCGCCACCACCGATACCGACGGCTTTTTCTGTACCGTGCTCCGGCGCAATTGA
- a CDS encoding TspO/MBR family protein, with translation MTHASPPLDIKRPRALVTLGVFLVVVIGVGALIGTQTAPGPWYAGLEKPPFNPPNWIFGPVWFTLYVLIAVAGWRTFLAAPFSAAMALWTGQMILNWAWSPAFFAAQSLWLALAIIVPMLVLILAYSVNRWRNDRVSALLFVPYAAWVSFATLLNASLIVLNT, from the coding sequence ATGACACATGCTTCTCCACCGTTGGACATAAAACGACCCCGCGCCCTCGTGACGCTGGGGGTCTTTTTGGTCGTCGTCATTGGCGTGGGCGCTCTTATCGGCACCCAGACAGCGCCGGGACCTTGGTATGCGGGACTGGAGAAGCCACCCTTCAACCCGCCCAACTGGATATTCGGGCCGGTCTGGTTCACGCTCTATGTGCTTATTGCAGTTGCGGGATGGCGAACGTTTCTTGCAGCGCCCTTCAGCGCTGCGATGGCGCTTTGGACAGGACAGATGATTTTGAACTGGGCCTGGTCACCGGCCTTTTTTGCCGCGCAAAGTCTGTGGCTGGCCCTGGCGATCATCGTCCCGATGCTGGTGCTGATCCTTGCCTATAGTGTTAACAGATGGCGCAATGACAGGGTTTCTGCCCTGCTTTTCGTGCCCTACGCGGCCTGGGTGAGTTTTGCAACTTTGTTGAATGCATCTCTCATCGTGCTGAATACGTAA
- a CDS encoding helix-turn-helix transcriptional regulator: protein MSHHHLHRTFAAAVGEPPGAYRRRISMHAVALRLQWSREPIGRIGYAVGYASQAALTRVFERFFGILPGRYRTAYSRARLALPPVDHAQFVRADDGLPLLLLAKRYRGHIEEIDDFWDDFLTRFGPVLGRYSSPLSRVGLIYNDWRADPDNLVRYDCGAVVSDVEALDMQNPPDGLHIVLTREREYAGYRFAAQSYDRKQAYVEVGDNLFYRRSLDVTEDPAIEVFDEAGSGKTTLLYAVE, encoded by the coding sequence ATATCGCACCATCACCTCCACCGCACGTTTGCGGCGGCGGTCGGGGAGCCTCCCGGCGCGTATCGGCGGCGCATCAGCATGCACGCCGTCGCCTTGAGGCTGCAATGGTCGCGTGAGCCGATCGGCCGCATTGGATATGCGGTGGGCTATGCAAGCCAGGCTGCCCTGACCCGCGTATTTGAGCGGTTTTTCGGCATACTGCCCGGGCGCTACAGAACCGCCTACAGTCGGGCGCGTCTCGCCCTCCCGCCCGTCGATCATGCCCAGTTCGTGCGCGCGGATGATGGCTTGCCTCTGTTGCTGCTTGCCAAGCGATATCGGGGACATATCGAAGAGATCGACGATTTCTGGGACGATTTTCTGACGCGCTTCGGGCCGGTGCTGGGCCGCTACTCGTCGCCACTGAGTCGGGTGGGGCTGATCTATAACGACTGGCGTGCCGATCCCGACAACCTCGTTCGCTATGATTGCGGCGCAGTCGTCAGCGATGTGGAAGCTCTGGACATGCAAAATCCCCCCGACGGATTGCATATCGTGCTCACTCGGGAGCGTGAATATGCAGGGTATCGTTTTGCGGCGCAAAGCTACGACCGCAAGCAGGCTTATGTCGAGGTGGGCGACAATCTGTTCTACCGCAGGTCGCTGGACGTGACGGAGGACCCCGCAATCGAGGTGTTCGATGAGGCGGGAAGCGGAAAAACCACGCTGCTTTATGCGGTTGAGTAG
- a CDS encoding helix-turn-helix domain-containing protein yields MAVGEPPGAYRRRVSMHAAALRLQWSREPIGRIGFAVGYASQAAFTRVFDRFFGILPGRYRTAYGRERTAVAPVRNAQFVQVDDGMPLLLLAKRYRGYSEDIDGFWDDFLVRFGDVLDRYSAPLRRVGLIYNDWRADPDGLVRYDCCVVVNRVEAVDMRQAPEGLHLVLSREREYAGYRFPARLYDRRQSYVDVGDSLFYRRSMAVTEDPAIELHDETGSGETTLLYAVE; encoded by the coding sequence ATCGCGGTCGGCGAACCGCCCGGGGCGTATCGCCGGAGGGTCAGCATGCACGCGGCCGCCCTGCGTCTGCAATGGTCGCGCGAGCCGATCGGCCGCATCGGATTTGCCGTGGGCTATGCGAGCCAGGCTGCATTCACCCGCGTGTTCGACCGGTTTTTCGGCATCCTTCCCGGTCGCTACAGAACCGCATATGGACGAGAGCGCACCGCGGTCGCGCCGGTCAGGAACGCGCAGTTCGTTCAAGTGGATGACGGCATGCCGCTCCTGCTTCTGGCCAAGCGCTATCGGGGCTATTCCGAGGACATCGACGGATTCTGGGACGATTTCCTTGTGCGATTCGGTGACGTGCTCGACCGCTATTCCGCGCCGCTGCGGCGGGTGGGACTGATTTACAACGACTGGCGTGCCGATCCGGACGGGCTCGTGCGCTACGATTGCTGCGTGGTGGTCAACCGCGTTGAGGCCGTGGATATGCGCCAGGCACCCGAGGGATTGCACCTGGTTCTCAGCCGCGAGCGCGAATATGCCGGATACCGCTTCCCGGCCCGGCTGTACGACCGTCGGCAAAGCTATGTCGATGTGGGCGACAGCCTGTTTTACCGGCGGTCCATGGCGGTGACCGAAGATCCGGCGATCGAGTTGCACGATGAGACCGGAAGCGGAGAAACGACGTTACTATATGCAGTTGAGTAG
- a CDS encoding alpha/beta hydrolase → MNAIFRLTLCASATLVLATPVLGQSVQRLTFESEALGRAFPYTVYLPAGYEDGDLDYSVLYLLHGANGNEQNWVTSGKVVPTLNALIADGEIPPVVVVMPGGGNNWWADGNDEPMQTAFFDDLIPHVEDQYNVITERSGRMIAGLSAGGFGTTNFVLQYPDMFVSAAALSPAVYDPTPPSHSSAHRSVVFQTDGAFDQEVWDSLNWPSFIEGYLEQDTVVPLYINSGDHDTFDIAYHAAVLYQRLREHQPTNVEYRVVDGDHEWSVWADTIGDAVSYMTGYASWPRARDAEVN, encoded by the coding sequence ATGAATGCGATTTTTCGCCTGACCCTTTGCGCTTCGGCGACGCTGGTTCTGGCCACCCCTGTCCTGGGCCAGTCGGTGCAGCGCCTAACGTTCGAGTCCGAAGCGCTGGGCCGGGCCTTTCCTTACACCGTCTATCTGCCCGCGGGCTATGAGGACGGAGACCTCGATTATTCGGTTCTGTATCTGCTGCACGGGGCCAACGGCAATGAACAGAACTGGGTGACCAGCGGAAAGGTGGTTCCCACGCTCAACGCATTGATCGCCGATGGCGAGATCCCCCCCGTTGTGGTCGTCATGCCGGGTGGGGGCAATAATTGGTGGGCCGATGGAAACGACGAGCCGATGCAGACGGCATTTTTCGACGACCTGATCCCCCATGTCGAAGACCAATACAATGTAATCACCGAGCGGTCGGGCCGCATGATCGCGGGGCTTTCGGCGGGCGGATTCGGCACCACAAATTTCGTGCTGCAGTATCCCGACATGTTCGTTTCGGCCGCGGCATTGAGCCCCGCCGTTTATGACCCGACGCCGCCGTCGCATTCGTCGGCCCATCGTTCCGTGGTTTTCCAAACCGATGGAGCCTTCGATCAGGAGGTGTGGGACAGCCTGAACTGGCCCAGCTTCATTGAAGGATATCTCGAACAGGATACGGTGGTGCCGCTCTATATCAACTCAGGCGATCACGACACCTTCGACATTGCCTATCATGCCGCGGTTCTCTACCAGCGCCTGCGTGAGCATCAGCCTACCAATGTGGAATACCGGGTTGTGGATGGTGACCATGAATGGTCGGTATGGGCCGACACCATCGGCGACGCGGTTTCGTACATGACGGGCTACGCAAGTTGGCCGCGAGCCCGCGACGCCGAAGTCAATTAA
- the guaA gene encoding glutamine-hydrolyzing GMP synthase: MQNDAPTDTILIVDFGSQVTQLIARRVRETGVYCEIHPFSSAADKLETLKPRGIILSGGPASVIEDGSPQVDRKLLEYGVPVLGICYGQQAMCVALGGVVEPGYVREFGRAEVRIEKDCSLYDGVWELDHSYQVWMSHGDKVSEIPDGFAVVGTSPGAPFAMIANEERKFFGVQFHPEVYHTPDGARLYANFVHKICGCDASWTMAAYREQAVAAIREQVGDKKVICGLSGGVDSSVAAILIHEAIGDQLTCIFVDHGLLRKNEADEVVSMFRHQYNIPLVHVDASKEFIGELEGVVEPEAKRKIIGRLFIETFEKEAHKIGGVEFLAQGTLYPDVIESVSFTGGPSVTIKSHHNVGGLPERMNMKLVEPLRELFKDEVRKLGRELGLPEHFVGRHPFPGPGLAIRLPGGVTREKLDILRQADAIYLDEIRKAGLYDTIWQAFAVLLPVQTVGVMGDGRTYESVCALRAVTSVDGMTADFYAFDMNFLGRAATRIINEVKGINRVVYDVTSKPPGTIEWE, translated from the coding sequence ATGCAGAACGACGCGCCCACCGATACCATCCTCATCGTAGATTTCGGTTCCCAGGTCACCCAGCTCATCGCCCGCCGGGTCCGCGAGACCGGGGTCTATTGCGAAATCCACCCTTTCAGCTCCGCCGCCGACAAGCTCGAAACGCTCAAACCCAGGGGCATCATCCTCTCGGGCGGCCCGGCCAGCGTCATCGAGGATGGCTCACCCCAGGTCGATCGGAAGCTGCTTGAGTATGGCGTGCCCGTACTCGGCATCTGCTATGGCCAGCAGGCCATGTGCGTTGCACTCGGCGGTGTGGTGGAGCCGGGCTATGTCCGCGAGTTCGGTCGCGCCGAAGTGCGGATCGAAAAGGACTGTTCGCTTTATGACGGGGTCTGGGAGCTCGATCACTCCTACCAGGTGTGGATGAGCCACGGCGACAAGGTTTCCGAAATTCCCGACGGCTTTGCCGTGGTCGGGACCTCACCCGGCGCCCCCTTCGCCATGATCGCCAACGAGGAGCGCAAGTTCTTCGGCGTCCAGTTCCACCCCGAAGTCTATCACACGCCCGATGGCGCCAGGCTCTACGCCAATTTCGTGCACAAGATCTGTGGTTGCGACGCCAGTTGGACCATGGCCGCCTATCGCGAACAGGCAGTGGCCGCCATACGCGAACAGGTGGGGGACAAGAAGGTCATTTGCGGCCTGTCGGGCGGCGTGGATTCCTCGGTGGCCGCCATACTCATCCATGAGGCGATCGGCGACCAGCTTACCTGCATCTTTGTCGACCACGGCCTGCTGCGCAAGAACGAGGCCGATGAAGTCGTCTCAATGTTCAGGCATCAGTATAATATCCCGCTGGTACATGTTGATGCCTCGAAGGAATTTATCGGCGAGCTGGAGGGGGTTGTCGAACCCGAGGCCAAGCGCAAGATCATCGGCCGCCTGTTCATCGAGACCTTCGAAAAAGAAGCGCACAAGATCGGCGGCGTCGAATTTCTCGCCCAGGGCACGCTGTATCCCGACGTTATCGAATCGGTCTCCTTTACCGGCGGGCCCTCGGTCACCATCAAGAGCCACCACAATGTGGGCGGGCTGCCCGAGCGCATGAACATGAAGCTCGTCGAACCCCTGCGCGAACTCTTCAAGGACGAAGTGCGCAAGCTGGGACGCGAACTGGGCCTGCCCGAGCATTTCGTGGGGCGCCATCCGTTCCCCGGACCCGGCCTCGCCATCCGGCTGCCGGGCGGCGTCACACGCGAAAAACTCGATATCCTGCGTCAGGCCGATGCCATCTATCTCGACGAGATCCGTAAGGCCGGGCTCTACGATACGATATGGCAGGCTTTCGCCGTGCTGCTGCCGGTTCAGACGGTGGGCGTCATGGGCGACGGTCGCACCTATGAAAGTGTCTGCGCCTTGCGCGCCGTCACCTCCGTGGACGGCATGACGGCCGATTTCTACGCCTTCGACATGAATTTCCTCGGTCGTGCCGCCACCCGGATCATCAACGAGGTCAAGGGCATAAACCGCGTCGTCTATGACGTGACCTCCAAGCCCCCGGGAACCATCGAGTGGGAGTGA
- a CDS encoding TetR/AcrR family transcriptional regulator translates to MRKGEATRERILEVAEASVLAKGFGATSIEEVIAEAGITKSGFFYHFKDKNELAHQLLRRYLTEDQRILDEVFGRGAELSDDPLQAFLIGLKLLAELMSDLPGGHPGCMIASICYQERLFDRGVVALNREAIESVNARIFGHLEAIAATCPPREPMDIAVMAEMLSCVIDGGIIMAKVTNDPERLVQQILAYRAFIKLQFSASADAAASGNRTIEAA, encoded by the coding sequence ATGCGCAAGGGTGAGGCAACGCGCGAACGCATTCTGGAAGTGGCGGAGGCATCGGTGCTGGCCAAGGGGTTCGGCGCGACTTCCATCGAGGAGGTGATCGCGGAAGCCGGCATTACCAAGAGCGGGTTCTTTTATCATTTCAAGGACAAGAACGAACTGGCGCATCAATTGCTGCGCCGATACCTGACGGAAGACCAGCGCATCCTCGATGAGGTTTTCGGCCGTGGTGCCGAACTGTCCGACGATCCGCTGCAAGCCTTCCTTATCGGGCTCAAGCTTCTGGCCGAGCTGATGTCGGACCTGCCGGGCGGCCATCCCGGCTGCATGATCGCCTCGATCTGCTACCAGGAACGGCTCTTCGATCGTGGTGTCGTCGCGCTCAACCGCGAAGCGATCGAAAGCGTCAACGCGCGCATTTTCGGACATCTGGAGGCTATAGCCGCCACCTGTCCGCCGCGCGAGCCCATGGATATTGCCGTGATGGCGGAAATGCTCTCCTGCGTCATCGACGGGGGCATCATCATGGCAAAGGTCACGAACGACCCCGAACGCCTGGTTCAGCAGATCCTCGCCTACCGGGCGTTCATCAAGTTGCAGTTTTCCGCGTCAGCCGACGCCGCCGCTTCCGGCAACAGGACGATCGAAGCCGCATAG
- a CDS encoding homocysteine S-methyltransferase family protein, whose product MSKYRQALPQADGRLFLSDGGMETALIFLQGVDLPQFAAFVLLESESGRAELVRYYEKFLPIARDRGVGFLLDTATWRASLDWGRSLGFDADRLTAVNIAAVELIAGLRGRWETPTTPIVLNGAIGPRGDGYKAGRMDVAEARDYHAFQVGIFAGTQVDMVSAITMNTVNEAVGIALAAKAADVPCVVSFTVETDGKLVDGTTLRAAIEATEEATGASPAYYMVNCAHPTHFEQALERDEAWVGRIRGIRANASAKSHSELDDSDTLDIGDIVGLSGHYKALTSAFPSMRVLGGCCGTDHRHLAAIGEAVAPN is encoded by the coding sequence ATGTCGAAATATCGTCAGGCCCTGCCGCAAGCCGATGGCAGGCTGTTTTTGAGTGATGGCGGAATGGAAACCGCGCTCATATTCCTGCAAGGGGTCGATTTGCCCCAGTTTGCTGCCTTCGTGCTGCTTGAAAGCGAGAGCGGGCGCGCCGAACTGGTCAGATACTACGAGAAGTTCCTGCCAATAGCGCGCGACAGGGGTGTCGGATTCCTGCTCGATACCGCCACCTGGCGGGCCAGTCTCGATTGGGGCAGGTCGCTTGGTTTCGATGCCGACCGATTGACCGCGGTCAACATTGCTGCCGTCGAACTCATCGCCGGGCTGCGCGGCAGGTGGGAGACCCCCACGACGCCGATCGTGCTCAATGGGGCCATCGGCCCGCGTGGCGATGGCTACAAGGCCGGTCGCATGGACGTTGCCGAGGCCCGGGACTACCACGCCTTTCAGGTCGGAATATTCGCCGGCACGCAGGTCGATATGGTCTCGGCCATCACCATGAACACTGTGAACGAAGCGGTGGGTATCGCATTGGCCGCCAAGGCGGCCGATGTGCCGTGCGTGGTGTCCTTCACCGTCGAGACCGACGGCAAGCTTGTCGATGGCACCACGCTTCGCGCGGCCATAGAAGCGACAGAGGAGGCCACCGGCGCCTCGCCGGCCTACTACATGGTCAATTGCGCCCATCCGACCCATTTCGAGCAGGCGCTCGAGCGGGACGAAGCCTGGGTCGGGCGCATACGCGGAATCCGCGCCAATGCGTCCGCCAAGAGCCACTCCGAACTCGATGACTCCGACACGCTCGATATCGGCGATATCGTCGGGTTGAGTGGGCACTACAAGGCGCTGACGAGCGCGTTCCCATCGATGCGCGTTCTCGGAGGGTGCTGCGGAACCGATCACCGGCATTTGGCCGCCATCGGTGAGGCCGTCGCGCCGAACTGA
- a CDS encoding helix-turn-helix domain-containing protein — translation MESKIGQKRYWNPLKSTVEGVPNQLVISHEQPGIMPTAHWHAQVEINYVFSGTVDYQMQGHCVHLDAGDLCLFWGGLPHQVLDTSENAMFIAIHLPLVHFFRLRLPADIQQRLMRGATLLAAEHDEGDDRSFARWSDYLRSDDPVKVSHAIDELLLRIERIQFDRYNLLDAATTDTAPSEAPDRQSFQNIGEICFYIAENFRHDIDSSAIASSVDIHPKYAMSVFKKSTGMTLNEYVSLLRLSYAQALLLRGDVNVLQVAMDSGFGSLSAFNSSFRKLAGMSPSDYRRSIRDRHGGQC, via the coding sequence TTGGAAAGTAAGATCGGCCAGAAACGCTACTGGAACCCGCTCAAAAGCACTGTCGAGGGCGTGCCCAACCAGCTCGTCATCAGCCATGAGCAGCCGGGTATCATGCCGACGGCGCATTGGCATGCGCAGGTCGAGATCAACTACGTGTTTTCCGGAACCGTCGACTATCAGATGCAGGGGCATTGCGTGCATCTGGACGCGGGCGATCTTTGCCTGTTCTGGGGCGGCCTGCCCCATCAGGTGCTCGACACCAGCGAAAACGCGATGTTCATCGCCATTCATCTGCCGCTCGTGCACTTTTTCAGGCTCCGACTGCCGGCCGATATCCAGCAAAGGCTGATGCGCGGCGCAACCCTTCTGGCAGCCGAGCATGACGAGGGGGACGACAGGTCCTTTGCGCGCTGGTCGGACTATCTACGCTCGGACGACCCGGTGAAGGTCAGCCACGCCATCGACGAATTGCTGCTGCGGATCGAGCGCATCCAGTTCGACCGCTACAATCTGCTCGATGCGGCAACGACCGACACGGCGCCATCGGAGGCGCCCGACCGGCAGAGCTTCCAGAACATCGGGGAAATCTGCTTTTATATCGCCGAGAATTTCCGGCACGATATCGATTCGAGCGCAATCGCGTCCTCGGTCGATATCCATCCCAAATATGCCATGAGCGTTTTCAAGAAATCGACCGGGATGACGCTCAATGAATATGTGAGCCTGCTGCGCCTTTCCTATGCGCAGGCGCTGCTGCTGCGCGGCGATGTCAACGTGCTGCAGGTCGCCATGGATTCAGGCTTCGGCTCGCTCTCGGCTTTCAATTCGAGCTTCCGCAAGCTGGCGGGCATGAGCCCGTCCGATTATCGCCGCTCCATACGGGACCGGCATGGCGGGCAGTGCTGA